The following are encoded together in the Streptomyces flavofungini genome:
- a CDS encoding NAD(P)H-hydrate dehydratase, with protein MRTAYSVESVRAAERALMARVPDGALMQRAAAGLAVACAQLLGKVYGARVVLLVGSGDNGGDALYAGARLARRGAGVTAVLLAPERVHGGGLAAFRRTGGRVVEAVGGGGGRGSAGGAGGSGDVVSEAALDAVQGAQFVVDGIVGIGGKGGLRPAAARLVRAATDSGALIVSVDLPSGVDADTGQVPGDAVRADATVTFGTYKPGLLVDPGREHAGAVRLVGIGLDGELSRYEAGLEALQYVDVERLLPVPGAESDKYRRGVVGVVAGSARYPGAAVLAVAGALRGGAGAVRYVGPAADAVIARFPEALVSDGPPAKAGRVQAWVAGPGLGDDAGRLRDVVAADVPVLIDADGLRLVDRDAVRGRAAPTLLTPHAGEAAALLGVSRDEVEAARLDAVRELSDRYGATVLLKGSTTLVASPGGGGGGGGGGVVRVNPTGTSWLATAGSGDVLSGLSGSLLAAGLGARDAGAVGAFLHGLAARLAAEGAPVGAQDVADAVPLAWRDVRG; from the coding sequence ATGCGTACCGCGTACAGCGTGGAGAGTGTCCGAGCCGCCGAGCGTGCCCTCATGGCCCGCGTCCCCGACGGCGCCCTGATGCAGCGCGCCGCCGCCGGACTCGCCGTGGCCTGCGCGCAGTTGCTCGGCAAGGTGTACGGGGCGCGCGTCGTGCTCCTCGTCGGCAGTGGGGACAACGGGGGTGACGCCCTGTACGCCGGGGCTCGGCTCGCTCGGCGTGGTGCCGGGGTGACTGCGGTGCTGCTTGCTCCGGAGCGGGTGCATGGGGGTGGGCTCGCTGCGTTTCGGAGGACTGGGGGGCGGGTTGTCGAGGCTGTGGGGGGCGGTGGGGGGCGCGGGAGCGCCGGGGGCGCCGGGGGGAGCGGGGATGTCGTCTCGGAGGCTGCGCTCGACGCGGTCCAGGGGGCCCAGTTCGTCGTCGACGGCATCGTCGGCATCGGCGGCAAGGGTGGGCTGCGGCCCGCCGCCGCCCGGCTCGTCCGCGCCGCCACGGACTCCGGTGCCCTGATCGTCTCCGTCGACCTGCCCAGCGGCGTCGACGCCGACACCGGACAGGTGCCCGGGGACGCCGTGCGCGCCGACGCGACCGTGACCTTCGGGACGTACAAGCCCGGACTGCTCGTCGACCCCGGGCGGGAGCACGCCGGGGCCGTCCGGCTCGTCGGCATCGGGCTCGACGGCGAGCTCAGCCGGTACGAAGCCGGGCTCGAAGCCCTTCAGTACGTCGACGTCGAGCGGCTGTTGCCCGTGCCCGGCGCCGAGAGCGACAAGTACCGGCGCGGGGTCGTCGGGGTCGTCGCCGGGTCTGCCCGCTACCCGGGCGCCGCCGTCCTCGCCGTCGCCGGTGCCCTGCGCGGCGGGGCCGGAGCCGTGCGGTACGTCGGGCCCGCCGCCGACGCCGTCATCGCCCGCTTCCCCGAGGCCCTGGTGTCCGACGGGCCGCCCGCCAAGGCCGGGCGGGTGCAGGCCTGGGTGGCCGGGCCGGGGCTCGGGGACGACGCGGGGCGGCTGCGTGACGTCGTGGCCGCCGACGTGCCCGTCCTCATCGACGCCGACGGGCTGCGTCTCGTCGACCGCGACGCCGTGCGGGGGCGGGCCGCGCCCACCCTGCTCACGCCGCACGCCGGTGAGGCGGCCGCGTTGCTCGGGGTGTCCCGGGACGAGGTCGAGGCGGCGCGGCTCGATGCCGTGCGGGAGCTTTCGGATCGGTACGGGGCCACGGTGCTGTTGAAGGGGTCGACCACGTTGGTCGCCTCGCCGGGCGGGGGCGGGGGCGGGGGCGGGGGCGGGGTCGTGCGGGTCAATCCGACCGGTACGTCGTGGCTGGCCACGGCCGGGAGCGGGGACGTTCTCTCGGGGCTTTCGGGGTCGTTGCTCGCGGCGGGGCTCGGGGCTCGGGACGCGGGGGCCGTGGGGGCGTTCCTGCACGGGCTCGCCGCGCGGCTCGCGGCTGAGGGGGCGCCGGTGGGGGCCCAGGACGTGGCGGACGCCGTGCCGCTGGCTTGGCGGGACGTGCGGGGGTAA
- a CDS encoding TetR/AcrR family transcriptional regulator — translation MAARANDEEPGTADQKPTGRNTAGQHPADRNAAGPKRRVGRPRRIEPEAIVGVARRILQEEGVGALSMRRVAKEVGATPMALYHHVRDKDELLMLTLAGTAATLPRPELPADPRDRLLAVALHMHGILLELPWVVEVLSLGDLSDKGAMWMVDEIIGAGVACGLSPVEAAHAYRTVWHCVYGDLAFRNAMARRAGEPDRKRYFPDTLTDADTAELPHVAPLASRWTELRESYDFAGQLGAVVDGLLGRTPRPAPSLPRADTP, via the coding sequence GTGGCAGCGCGAGCGAACGACGAGGAACCCGGCACGGCCGACCAGAAGCCGACCGGCCGGAACACGGCCGGGCAGCACCCGGCCGACCGGAACGCGGCCGGGCCGAAGCGGCGTGTCGGGCGGCCCCGGCGGATCGAGCCGGAGGCGATCGTCGGCGTGGCGCGGCGCATCCTCCAGGAGGAGGGCGTGGGGGCGCTCAGCATGCGGCGGGTCGCCAAGGAGGTCGGCGCCACCCCCATGGCGCTCTACCACCACGTGCGCGACAAGGACGAGCTGCTGATGCTCACCCTGGCCGGGACGGCCGCGACCCTGCCGCGCCCCGAACTGCCCGCCGACCCCCGCGACCGGCTCCTCGCGGTGGCGCTGCACATGCACGGCATCCTGCTGGAGCTGCCCTGGGTGGTGGAGGTCCTGAGCCTCGGCGACCTCAGCGACAAGGGCGCGATGTGGATGGTCGACGAGATCATCGGCGCGGGCGTCGCCTGCGGGCTCTCCCCCGTCGAGGCCGCGCACGCCTACCGCACCGTCTGGCACTGCGTGTACGGCGACCTCGCCTTCCGGAACGCGATGGCGCGCCGGGCCGGGGAGCCCGACCGCAAGCGGTACTTCCCCGACACCCTCACGGACGCCGACACCGCCGAACTGCCCCACGTCGCCCCGCTGGCCTCCCGGTGGACGGAGCTCCGCGAGAGCTACGACTTCGCCGGCCAGCTCGGCGCGGTGGTGGACGGACTGCTCGGCCGGACCCCCCGCCCGGCACCGTCGCTCCCGCGAGCGGACACGCCATAG
- the rimI gene encoding ribosomal protein S18-alanine N-acetyltransferase, with protein MRWWDIDAVLALEKELFPDDAWSRGMFWSELAHARGPGSTRRYLVAYEGERLVGYGGLAVAGSDSDGGAAVAADVQTIAVARDHWGSGLGARLLTELLRHATAFEATEVMLEVRVDNIRAQKLYERFGFEPIGFRRGYYQPGNVDALVMRLSDPSAVPDLSAHGAPESAADGSADGPTDGQAPGPLNGVQGTEIHG; from the coding sequence ATGCGCTGGTGGGACATCGACGCCGTGCTCGCCCTCGAGAAGGAGCTCTTCCCCGACGACGCCTGGTCGCGCGGCATGTTCTGGTCCGAGCTCGCGCACGCGCGCGGGCCCGGCTCGACGCGCCGCTACCTGGTGGCGTACGAGGGCGAGCGCCTCGTCGGCTACGGCGGCCTCGCCGTCGCCGGCAGCGACTCCGACGGCGGTGCCGCGGTCGCCGCCGACGTGCAGACCATCGCGGTCGCCCGCGACCACTGGGGCTCCGGCCTCGGCGCGCGCCTGCTCACCGAACTGCTGCGGCACGCCACGGCCTTCGAGGCGACCGAGGTGATGCTCGAAGTGCGGGTGGACAACATCCGGGCGCAGAAGCTGTACGAGCGCTTCGGCTTCGAGCCGATCGGCTTCCGCCGCGGCTACTACCAGCCGGGCAACGTGGACGCGCTGGTGATGCGCCTGTCCGACCCGTCCGCCGTACCGGACCTCTCCGCGCACGGCGCCCCCGAATCCGCGGCCGACGGCTCGGCCGACGGCCCCACCGACGGCCAGGCCCCTGGCCCGCTGAACGGCGTACAAGGAACCGAGATCCATGGCTGA
- the tsaB gene encoding tRNA (adenosine(37)-N6)-threonylcarbamoyltransferase complex dimerization subunit type 1 TsaB yields MLLLALDTATPAVTVALHDGTASFGTVAESSQVDARRHGELLLPAVDRVLAEAGLGLDAVTDVVVGVGPGPYTGLRVGLMTADTFGLALGVPVHGVCTLDGLAYASGIEGGPFVVATDARRKEVYWARYEDARTRTDGPAVDRPADIAERVAGLPAVGAGAGLYPDTFTDVRGPEHVSAAALAALAAERLAAGEELLEPRPLYLRRPDAQVPKNYKVVTPK; encoded by the coding sequence GTGCTCTTGCTCGCTCTGGATACCGCCACTCCCGCCGTCACCGTCGCCCTGCACGACGGCACGGCCTCCTTCGGAACAGTCGCCGAATCGAGCCAGGTCGACGCCCGCCGCCACGGCGAGCTGCTGCTGCCCGCCGTGGACCGCGTCCTCGCCGAGGCGGGCCTGGGCCTCGACGCGGTGACGGACGTCGTCGTCGGCGTCGGCCCCGGCCCCTACACGGGTCTGCGCGTCGGCCTGATGACCGCCGACACTTTCGGCCTCGCGCTCGGCGTCCCGGTGCACGGGGTGTGCACCCTCGACGGCCTCGCGTACGCCTCGGGCATCGAGGGCGGGCCGTTCGTCGTGGCGACGGACGCCCGCCGCAAGGAGGTCTACTGGGCCCGGTACGAGGACGCCCGTACGAGAACCGACGGTCCCGCCGTCGACCGGCCCGCGGACATCGCGGAGCGGGTCGCGGGGCTCCCGGCCGTCGGCGCGGGCGCCGGTCTGTACCCGGACACGTTCACGGACGTCCGCGGCCCCGAGCACGTCTCGGCCGCGGCGCTCGCCGCCCTCGCGGCGGAGCGGCTCGCCGCGGGCGAGGAACTCCTCGAACCCCGCCCGCTGTACCTGCGCCGCCCGGACGCGCAGGTCCCCAAGAACTACAAGGTGGTCACCCCCAAGTGA
- a CDS encoding class I SAM-dependent methyltransferase, which yields MGDVNDPLASFAALRTAEGQGLLDAVRDVEPSQELAVATRLRREHPADLVSAALAQARLRQRAVPKFGAADAARMYFTPNGVEQSTRTSVATYRARRFQDLGVRSVADLCCGIGGDAIALARAGIAVLAVDRDPLTCAVARANAEALGLVDLIEVREADVTDIDTSPYDAVFVDPARRGGRGRIFDPEAYSPPLSWAVETARKAPRAALKIAPGIPHDAVPGEAEAEWISDGGDVKEAVLWFGTGAPGSHRATLLPAGDTLASPLATMLPDPDVRPVGRYLYEPDGAVIRAHLVAEVASRVGGGLIDETIAYVTSDAAVATPYATAYEITDQLPFNVKKLKALLRDRGVGVLTVKKRGSAVEPEELRRKVKPQGPGSATVFLTRVGGAPTMLVGHPTG from the coding sequence ATGGGCGACGTGAACGATCCGCTTGCCTCCTTCGCCGCGCTCCGCACCGCCGAGGGCCAGGGCCTCCTCGACGCCGTACGCGACGTCGAACCGAGCCAGGAGCTGGCGGTGGCCACCCGGCTGCGCCGCGAGCACCCCGCCGACCTGGTCTCCGCCGCGCTCGCGCAGGCGCGGCTGCGGCAGCGGGCGGTTCCGAAGTTCGGCGCGGCGGACGCCGCCCGCATGTACTTCACTCCGAACGGCGTCGAGCAGTCCACGCGGACGTCCGTGGCGACGTACCGCGCGCGGCGGTTTCAGGACCTCGGCGTACGTTCCGTCGCCGACCTCTGCTGCGGCATCGGCGGCGACGCCATCGCCCTCGCGCGCGCCGGGATCGCCGTCCTCGCCGTCGACCGTGACCCGCTGACCTGCGCGGTCGCCCGCGCCAACGCGGAGGCACTGGGTCTCGTCGACCTCATCGAGGTCCGCGAGGCGGACGTCACGGACATCGACACCTCCCCGTACGACGCCGTCTTCGTCGACCCCGCGCGGCGCGGCGGGCGCGGCCGCATCTTCGACCCCGAGGCGTACTCGCCGCCCCTCTCCTGGGCCGTCGAGACCGCCCGCAAGGCGCCCCGCGCCGCCCTCAAGATCGCTCCCGGCATCCCCCACGACGCCGTGCCCGGCGAGGCCGAGGCCGAGTGGATCTCGGACGGGGGTGACGTGAAGGAGGCCGTGCTGTGGTTCGGCACCGGCGCGCCCGGCTCCCACCGGGCCACCCTGCTGCCCGCCGGTGACACCCTCGCCTCCCCGCTCGCCACGATGCTCCCCGACCCGGACGTCCGGCCCGTCGGGCGCTACCTGTACGAGCCCGACGGGGCCGTCATCCGCGCCCACCTCGTCGCCGAGGTCGCCTCCCGGGTCGGCGGGGGGCTCATCGACGAAACCATCGCCTACGTCACGTCCGACGCCGCCGTCGCCACGCCCTACGCCACCGCCTACGAGATCACCGACCAACTCCCCTTCAACGTGAAGAAGTTGAAGGCGCTGCTCCGGGATCGCGGGGTCGGCGTTCTCACCGTCAAGAAGCGTGGCTCCGCCGTCGAGCCCGAGGAACTCCGCCGCAAGGTGAAGCCCCAGGGGCCTGGGTCCGCCACGGTTTTCCTCACCCGGGTCGGGGGCGCTCCCACCATGCTGGTGGGCCACCCGACGGGTTAG
- the alr gene encoding alanine racemase translates to MTETALPRVRAEIDLAALRANVRTLRAHAPEAAFMAVVKADGYGHGMIPCARAALEAGATWVGTATPEEALALRAAGVGGRVLCWLWTPGGPWREAVEADVDVTVSGMWSLREVTAAARAARRTARVQLKADTGLGRNGCMPEDWPELVAAALRAEADGLVKVTGLWSHFACADEPGHPSIKSQLEVFREMLAHAEGEGVRPEVRHIANSPATLTVPEAHFDLVRPGIAMYGVSPSPEIGTPQDFGLRPVMTVAAALASVKHAPADHGVSYGHHYTTPVATTLGLVPAGYGDGIPRHASGSGPVLVGGKRRTAAGRIAMDQFVVDLGGDEPEVGAEAVLFGSGDRGEPTAEDWARAAGTIAYEIVTRIGSRVPRVYLDERHNGSDD, encoded by the coding sequence ATGACTGAGACTGCACTGCCGCGCGTCCGCGCCGAGATCGACCTCGCCGCCCTGAGGGCCAACGTGCGTACGCTCCGTGCCCACGCCCCCGAGGCCGCCTTCATGGCGGTGGTGAAGGCGGACGGCTACGGCCACGGCATGATCCCGTGCGCCCGCGCGGCCCTGGAGGCGGGCGCCACCTGGGTCGGCACCGCCACCCCGGAGGAGGCGCTCGCCCTGCGCGCGGCCGGTGTCGGCGGCCGCGTGCTGTGCTGGCTCTGGACCCCGGGCGGCCCCTGGCGCGAAGCCGTCGAGGCCGACGTGGACGTGACGGTGAGCGGCATGTGGTCCCTGCGCGAGGTCACCGCTGCCGCCCGCGCCGCCCGGCGTACGGCCCGGGTCCAGCTGAAGGCGGACACCGGGCTCGGCCGCAACGGCTGCATGCCGGAGGACTGGCCCGAACTGGTCGCCGCCGCCCTGCGCGCCGAGGCGGACGGGCTCGTGAAGGTGACCGGGCTGTGGTCCCACTTCGCCTGCGCCGATGAGCCGGGGCACCCGTCCATCAAGAGCCAGCTCGAGGTGTTTCGGGAGATGCTCGCCCACGCGGAGGGGGAGGGGGTACGGCCCGAGGTTCGGCACATCGCCAATTCACCGGCCACTCTGACTGTTCCCGAGGCGCACTTCGATCTTGTTCGGCCTGGGATCGCCATGTACGGCGTCTCGCCCAGCCCCGAGATCGGCACCCCGCAGGACTTCGGGCTGCGGCCCGTCATGACGGTCGCCGCCGCCCTGGCCTCGGTCAAGCACGCCCCCGCCGACCACGGCGTGAGCTACGGCCACCACTACACCACCCCCGTCGCCACCACCCTCGGCCTGGTTCCGGCCGGATACGGCGACGGCATCCCCCGGCACGCGTCCGGCTCCGGACCCGTGCTGGTCGGCGGCAAGCGGCGTACCGCCGCGGGGCGCATCGCCATGGACCAGTTCGTGGTCGACCTGGGGGGCGACGAGCCCGAGGTCGGAGCGGAGGCGGTGCTCTTCGGGTCCGGTGACCGGGGTGAGCCGACCGCCGAGGACTGGGCACGTGCGGCCGGCACCATCGCGTACGAGATCGTGACTCGCATCGGTTCCCGTGTTCCGCGCGTCTATCTCGACGAGCGGCACAACGGCAGCGACGACTGA
- a CDS encoding MFS transporter, translating into MTTTPTPLTGPSGQSPARGPLLLPVLLTVQFLVSLDMSVVNIALPDMGDDLGFAPESLTWVVNAYALAFGGLLMLGGRLADLAGRRRTLVAGFLVFGAASLLGGLAQGPGQLIAARAVQGAGAAALAPVALALITVHFTAGRARARALGLWGASGALGGAVGVMAGGLLTDWAGWRSVMLINVPVVLVALAASRSGVPADRRAGAAPRLDVSGALLVTAGTSVLVLGLVRTEAHGWGSVATVGTLTAAAVLLGAFCAVERRGERRGSGPLLRLGLLGHRPVLSANVFALLMSSGQFAAFYFTSLYLQDVMAYGPTRAGAAFLPFCAGVVAGTVIATRTVGRVGERALLVTGGLLGAAGFAWFALAVEAGGTFAGSVLGPSLVAAVGIGMCFVPLGAAATSGVAAGETGMASGLLNTSRQLGGSIGLAVLVTVASSATGAGGGPGALADGFAAAFGVAAGLLVAAALATAVLHGRRRAPAPSAAIPSRPAQTYVSEKSSKNPGEGVDPGVSRSTHE; encoded by the coding sequence ATGACGACCACGCCGACCCCGCTGACCGGGCCGAGCGGCCAGTCGCCCGCGCGCGGCCCGCTGCTGCTCCCCGTCCTCCTGACCGTCCAGTTCCTCGTCTCCCTCGACATGTCCGTCGTCAACATCGCCCTGCCCGACATGGGCGACGACCTCGGCTTCGCGCCCGAGTCGCTGACCTGGGTCGTGAACGCGTACGCCCTCGCGTTCGGCGGGCTCCTCATGCTCGGCGGCAGACTGGCCGACCTCGCGGGGCGCAGGCGCACGCTGGTCGCCGGGTTCCTGGTGTTCGGGGCCGCGAGCCTCCTCGGCGGGCTCGCGCAGGGCCCGGGACAGCTGATCGCGGCGCGCGCGGTGCAGGGGGCGGGCGCCGCAGCCCTCGCGCCGGTGGCGCTCGCGCTGATCACCGTCCACTTCACGGCGGGCCGGGCGCGGGCGCGGGCCCTCGGCCTCTGGGGCGCCTCGGGCGCGCTCGGCGGCGCCGTCGGGGTCATGGCGGGCGGACTGCTCACCGACTGGGCGGGCTGGCGCTCGGTGATGCTGATCAACGTGCCGGTGGTGCTCGTGGCGCTCGCGGCGAGCCGCTCCGGGGTGCCCGCGGACCGGCGCGCGGGGGCCGCGCCGCGCCTGGACGTGTCGGGCGCGCTCCTGGTCACGGCGGGTACGAGCGTGCTCGTCCTGGGTCTGGTCCGCACCGAGGCGCACGGCTGGGGCTCGGTGGCGACCGTGGGCACGCTGACCGCCGCGGCCGTCCTGCTGGGGGCGTTCTGCGCGGTCGAGCGCCGGGGCGAGCGGCGCGGCAGCGGCCCCCTGCTCCGCCTCGGCCTGCTCGGACACCGCCCCGTGCTCTCCGCGAACGTCTTCGCGCTCCTGATGTCCTCGGGCCAGTTCGCCGCGTTCTACTTCACCTCGCTCTACCTCCAGGACGTCATGGCGTACGGCCCCACGCGCGCCGGAGCCGCCTTCCTGCCCTTCTGCGCGGGCGTCGTCGCGGGCACGGTGATCGCGACCCGCACGGTGGGCCGGGTCGGGGAGCGGGCGCTCCTCGTGACGGGCGGGCTGCTCGGCGCGGCCGGGTTCGCGTGGTTCGCGCTCGCGGTCGAGGCGGGTGGCACGTTCGCGGGGTCCGTCCTCGGCCCCTCGCTCGTGGCCGCCGTCGGCATCGGCATGTGCTTCGTGCCGCTCGGCGCGGCGGCGACATCGGGCGTGGCGGCGGGGGAGACCGGCATGGCGTCCGGGCTGCTCAACACCTCGCGCCAGCTCGGCGGTTCGATCGGGCTCGCGGTGTTGGTGACGGTGGCGTCGAGCGCGACGGGGGCGGGCGGTGGCCCGGGGGCGCTCGCGGACGGGTTCGCGGCGGCGTTCGGGGTGGCGGCGGGGCTGCTGGTGGCGGCGGCGCTGGCGACGGCGGTGCTGCACGGGCGGCGGCGCGCGCCCGCACCGTCGGCGGCGATACCTTCGCGACCTGCGCAGACGTACGTATCCGAGAAATCTTCGAAGAATCCCGGCGAGGGTGTCGATCCGGGCGTCTCCCGTTCGACGCATGAGTGA
- the tsaE gene encoding tRNA (adenosine(37)-N6)-threonylcarbamoyltransferase complex ATPase subunit type 1 TsaE, whose amino-acid sequence MEAPHIPAPATALELTVNSPEQMGELGRRLAKILRPGDLVMLTGELGAGKTTLTRGLGEGLGVRGAVTSPTFVIARVHPSLGEGPPLVHVDAYRLGGGLDEMEDLDLDVSLPDSVIVVEWGDGKVEELSEDRLHVLIHRAVGDTTDEVREVTLRGIGERWAGADLTVLSA is encoded by the coding sequence ATGGAAGCACCGCACATCCCGGCCCCCGCCACCGCCCTCGAACTCACCGTGAACTCGCCGGAGCAGATGGGCGAGTTGGGCCGCCGCCTGGCCAAGATCCTGCGCCCCGGAGACCTCGTCATGCTCACCGGTGAGCTGGGCGCGGGCAAGACGACGCTGACCCGCGGGCTCGGGGAGGGCCTGGGCGTGCGCGGCGCCGTCACCTCCCCGACGTTCGTCATCGCCCGCGTCCACCCGTCCCTCGGCGAAGGGCCGCCGCTGGTCCACGTGGACGCGTACCGCCTGGGTGGCGGGCTCGACGAGATGGAGGACCTGGACCTGGACGTGTCCCTGCCGGACTCCGTGATCGTCGTCGAGTGGGGCGACGGCAAGGTCGAGGAGCTGTCGGAGGACCGGCTGCACGTCCTCATCCACCGCGCTGTCGGGGACACCACCGACGAGGTCCGCGAGGTGACGCTGCGCGGGATCGGCGAGCGGTGGGCCGGGGCCGATCTGACGGTTCTCTCTGCCTGA
- a CDS encoding alpha/beta fold hydrolase has protein sequence MGEGSTGAAAVDLVAEAAGATGAAGSNWRRAGIAGAAIGVIAAGAAAGVAIERMTVGRGMRKKARLALDASGPFGSLRGMPGQARADDGTELAYEVDEVGDGSGEGGDSTQVPRRLRLFGRKAPDPVTVVFSHGYCLGQDSWHFQRAALRGVVRCVYWDQRSHGRSGRGMAQIHDDKPVSIDQLGRDLKAVIDAAAPTGPLVLVGHSMGGMTTMALADQFPELVRDRVVGVVLVGTSSGKLGEVSFGLPVAGMNAIRRVLPGVLKALGSQADLVEKGRRATADLFAGIIKRYSFASKDVDPAVARFAERLIESTPIDVVAEFYPAFAEHDKAEALVHFAGLPVLVLAGDKDLVTPSEHSEAIADLLPDAELVLVPDAGHLVMLEHPEAVTDRIADLLVRAREQARSAAM, from the coding sequence GTGGGCGAGGGCAGCACGGGGGCGGCCGCCGTGGACCTGGTGGCCGAAGCGGCCGGGGCCACCGGTGCGGCGGGCAGCAATTGGCGGCGGGCCGGTATCGCCGGCGCCGCCATAGGAGTCATCGCAGCGGGCGCCGCGGCCGGCGTCGCCATCGAGCGGATGACGGTCGGGCGCGGCATGCGCAAGAAGGCCCGCCTCGCCCTCGACGCCTCCGGGCCCTTCGGCTCCCTGCGCGGCATGCCGGGCCAGGCCCGCGCCGACGACGGCACGGAGCTCGCGTACGAGGTCGACGAGGTGGGGGACGGCAGCGGTGAGGGTGGTGACAGCACCCAGGTGCCCCGGCGGCTGCGGCTCTTCGGGCGCAAGGCGCCCGACCCCGTCACCGTCGTCTTCAGCCACGGCTACTGTCTCGGCCAGGACTCCTGGCACTTCCAGCGCGCCGCCCTGCGCGGTGTCGTGCGCTGCGTCTACTGGGACCAGCGCAGCCACGGCCGCTCCGGTCGCGGCATGGCCCAGATCCACGACGACAAGCCCGTCTCCATCGACCAGCTCGGCCGGGACCTGAAGGCCGTCATCGACGCCGCCGCGCCCACCGGACCCCTGGTGCTCGTCGGCCACTCCATGGGCGGCATGACCACGATGGCCCTCGCCGACCAGTTCCCGGAGCTCGTCCGGGACCGCGTCGTCGGCGTCGTCCTCGTCGGCACCTCGTCCGGAAAGCTCGGCGAGGTCAGCTTCGGGCTGCCCGTCGCGGGCATGAACGCCATCCGGCGCGTCCTGCCCGGCGTCCTGAAGGCCCTGGGCTCGCAGGCCGACCTGGTGGAGAAGGGGCGCCGCGCCACCGCCGACCTCTTCGCGGGCATCATCAAGCGGTACTCGTTCGCCTCGAAGGACGTCGATCCCGCTGTCGCCCGGTTCGCCGAGCGGCTCATCGAGTCCACGCCGATCGACGTGGTCGCCGAGTTCTATCCGGCGTTCGCCGAGCACGACAAGGCCGAGGCCCTCGTCCACTTCGCCGGGCTTCCCGTGCTCGTCCTCGCGGGTGACAAGGACCTGGTCACCCCGAGCGAGCACAGCGAGGCCATCGCGGACCTGCTGCCGGACGCCGAACTCGTGCTCGTCCCCGACGCCGGGCACCTGGTGATGCTCGAACACCCCGAAGCCGTCACCGACCGCATCGCCGATCTGCTGGTCAGGGCCAGGGAACAGGCGCGCAGCGCGGCCATGTGA
- the tsaD gene encoding tRNA (adenosine(37)-N6)-threonylcarbamoyltransferase complex transferase subunit TsaD: MADSRDEPLVLGIETSCDETGVGVVRGTTLLADAVASSVDEHARFGGVVPEVASRAHLEAMVPTIQRALKDAGVTAKDLDGIAVTAGPGLAGALLVGVSAAKAYAYALGKPLYGVNHLASHICVDQLEHGALPEPTMALLVSGGHSSLLLSTDITSDVRPLGATIDDAAGEAFDKIARVLDLGFPGGPVIDRYAREGDPEAIAFPRGLTGPRDPAYDFSFSGLKTSVARWIEAKRAAGEEVPVRDVAASFQEAVVDVLTRKAVRACKDEGVDHLMIGGGVAANTRLRAMAQERCERAGIRLRVPRPKLCTDNGAMVAALGAEMVARNRAASDLGLSADSSLPVTEPHVPGAHAHSHDHDHVHEVSKDNLYS, encoded by the coding sequence ATGGCTGACTCCCGTGACGAGCCCCTCGTCCTCGGCATCGAGACCTCCTGCGACGAGACGGGCGTCGGTGTCGTCCGCGGCACGACCCTGCTCGCGGACGCGGTCGCGTCCAGCGTCGACGAGCACGCGCGCTTCGGCGGCGTCGTGCCCGAGGTGGCGTCCCGCGCGCACCTGGAGGCGATGGTCCCCACCATCCAGCGCGCCCTGAAGGACGCGGGCGTGACCGCCAAGGACCTGGACGGCATCGCCGTCACCGCGGGCCCCGGCCTCGCGGGCGCGCTGCTCGTCGGGGTCTCGGCGGCGAAGGCGTACGCGTACGCCCTCGGCAAGCCGCTGTACGGCGTGAACCACCTGGCGTCGCACATCTGCGTGGACCAGCTGGAGCACGGGGCGCTGCCGGAGCCCACGATGGCCCTCCTCGTGTCCGGCGGGCACTCCTCGCTGCTCCTGTCGACCGACATCACCTCCGACGTGCGGCCGCTGGGAGCGACGATCGACGACGCTGCGGGCGAGGCCTTCGACAAGATCGCCCGGGTGCTGGACCTGGGCTTCCCGGGCGGTCCCGTCATCGACCGCTACGCCCGTGAGGGCGACCCGGAGGCCATCGCGTTCCCGCGCGGTCTGACCGGGCCGCGCGACCCCGCGTACGACTTCTCCTTCTCGGGTCTGAAGACCTCGGTGGCGCGCTGGATCGAGGCGAAGCGGGCCGCGGGCGAGGAGGTCCCGGTGCGGGACGTGGCGGCGTCGTTCCAGGAGGCCGTGGTCGACGTGCTGACCCGCAAGGCGGTGCGGGCCTGCAAGGACGAGGGCGTGGACCACCTCATGATCGGCGGTGGCGTGGCCGCGAACACCCGGCTGCGGGCGATGGCCCAGGAGCGGTGCGAGCGGGCCGGGATCCGGCTGCGGGTGCCGCGGCCCAAGCTGTGCACGGACAACGGGGCGATGGTCGCCGCGCTCGGCGCGGAGATGGTCGCCCGCAACCGGGCCGCCTCCGACCTCGGGCTCTCGGCGGACTCCTCGCTGCCGGTGACGGAGCCGCACGTGCCGGGCGCGCACGCGCACAGCCACGACCACGACCACGTGCACGAGGTCAGCAAGGACAACCTCTACTCGTGA